GATACGTGTAGTCTTGAAATCCCGATCACGTATTTGATCAAGTTGGCGATTCCGTGCGCGGGTCTTCCGAGCGCTTCCGCTTCGACTCCGTCATAAACGATTTCTACGGTGAGTTTACCTCTGGAACCGATAATATCTTTTTTACGTAAAATATGATGTCCGTTTAACGTACCGTCGTCTTTAATCCTAGGAACTAAAAACATTCCGATAGTGTTTGTATCTTCTACTCTTGCGGTCGTTACCCAAAGATCTCCCGGATTAGAACAGAACCATTTTTCTCCTGTGAGAATCCATTTACCGTTATCTTGTTTTCTTGCGATCGTTCTGTTGGCGCTTACGTTGGAACCCCCGACTCTTTCGGTTACATATTGTCCTGCCATAAAATGGGATTGGCTTCCTTCACCTGCAACAAGAGGAAGATATTTTTCTTTTTGTTCTGAAGTTCCAAGAGCTTCCAAAACTTTAATCATACCTTCGGTCATCGCAAGCGGACAAGTGACTCCACCTTCTCCATTTTGATTCGCGAGATAAGCAAGAGCGTAACGATGTAAATCCGTAAAAGGATGTTTCCAAGATGAATGATAATTTAGATTTACGATTCCATAGTCGTACGAAATTTTTCTAGAAAGTTTTTGTTCGTTAGAATATACAACCGCGTCGATTCGATTTCCGGTTCGATCGTATTTAACGATTTCGCCGTATTTTCCTTCTTTGTGAGAAGCTTCCGTAAGTTCATCTAGAATTCCACCAACCAAGGCGCCATAACCGAAAAGATGTTCGATCATGGCCTTCTTGTGTGTAGAATCGTAACCTTTGGAATATTTTTCTACAAGTGTCTGTAAAACTCTGTCTTCTTCGTAAAAGTTTTTTCCTCGATTGCCTTTATAGTTCGAAATATCAAAAGGAGCAAGTCCAGGATTTGTTGATTGATTGGATGGATACTGCATCGTTCTTTCCTAATTGATTCAGGTGAATCGTTTTATTTTTAAAGTCTGTTTCAAAATCTAAAAGCGCGGAAACTCAAACAATAAAATTATAAACTCTTAAGGTTATATTATCAAGAAACTCTAATATAATCCCGTAAACTTTATTTGAAAAACAAAATAATCGATAAGAACTACTTTATTCTTTAAGACCTTGTATTTAAAAAAAGATTTTTTGGAAAGTATAACTTCGCTTGCTTTGAGGGCGAGCGAAAAAAGAAGAATAAACGTGAACATACGTTCTTAAATTTCAAAAAACCGAGCCGTTTTACGTTTTATATGTAACGTGAATGAATACGAAAGAGATCGATGAATGAACTAAAGCACAACGCTCTCTATGAATCGCGTTATCTTTAAGGTTCGTTTTCAATCAAAGAAGAAGAATATCCTTCCGGGGTTTCGTATCCCATCACGTCTAAGATTGTGGCCGCTACGTTTGCAAGACCTGGGTTGGAAAGATTGGACCTGAATCGAATTTTATTTTCAGGATCTAAAACGGAAATCGGAACCGGATTGAGAGTATGACTCGTTTTAGGAATCGGATTTCCATGGGAATCCCTTTCAACATTTCCTTTTTTATCTAATTGAAACATTTCGTCGGCGTTGCCGTGATCTGCAGTAATCAATAAAACAATATTCTGTTTTTCGCATATTTTCCAGAGACGTTCCACACAACCGTCCAAAAACTCCATCGCTTGAACGGTAGCCGGATAATTTCCGGTATGACCTACCATATCACCGTTAGCGTAGTTCACTCGATAAAAATCTTGTTTATTTTCATTCAGCGCTTTCTCCAACGCTTCGGTGATTAGAAGGGCTTTCATTTCAGGACTTTGATCAAATGGAATCACGTCCGAAAGAATTTCGCGGTATTCCTCTGAGTTTTGATCGAAGTAGCCACTTTTATTGCCGTTCCAAAAATAAGTAACATGACCGTACTTTTGCGTTTCGGATAACGCGTATTGAGGTATGTTCGAGTTTGCCATATATTCGCCTAACGTTCGATCGATGGCCGGAGGAGCCACTAAAAAACGTTCCGGAAGTTTGAGATCCCCGTCGTATTGCATGATTCCCGCATATAGAACATTAGGAAGAGGCCCACGGTCAAATTTATCAAAATTTTTTTCAGTAAACGCCAGAGAAATTTCGATCGCCCTATCGCCTCTGAAGTTTGTAAAAACGACCGAGTCCCCATCCTGAATTTTACCGACCGGTTTTCCATTATCAGAAATTACAAATGAGGGAAGATATTGATCGATTATTTTTGGATCTTCTGAACGAAAGGTTTCAATCGCTTCTTTTGCGGAGGAAAAATATCTACCTTCTCCTTTGACGTGAACCTTCCAACCTCTTTCCACCATGGACCAATCCGCTTCGTAACGATCCATCGTGATCGTCATTCTTCCACCGCCTGAAGCGATTCGGATGTCCGTGCCGTCTTTTCTAAGAGAGTCTAACCAAGTTTCAAAAGGATTCAAATAATCTAATGCAGATTTTTCGGGAACGTCCCTACCATCTAAAAGAATATGAAGTCTGATCTTAGGAACTTTCTCTAAAATCGCCCGTAAAATTAAAGCTTTTGTGTGATCAATGTGAGAATGAACGTTCCCGTCCGAAAAAAGACCTAACAGATGTAAGGTGGAATTGTTCTTTTTAGAATTCCCGATCACTTCTTTCCAGGCTTGACCGTTAAAAATATCACCGGATGCAATCGAATTAGAAACTAATTTGGCGCCTTGATCGAAAATACGTCCTGAACCAAGAACATTGTGCCCAACTTCTGAATTTCCCATGTCGTCATCTGACGGCATTCCTACCGCTTTTCCGTGAGCTTGAAGATGAAGCGTTGGGAACTGATTCCAAACTCGATTTAAAAAAGGAAGTTTTGCGCCTGCAATTGCATTACCAAATTCCGGACCTTTGGGAGAATAACCGACTCCGTCTAAGATAATGAGTAAAACTTTTCTAGACCGAAAGGTGTATTTCTTTGAAAGCTTCATATTAGGAATCATGGAAACAGTTGTCTATAGCGGAAGTCAAGAGATTCAAATATTAAAAAAACTTGGAAATTTGCTTTCCTTTCTTAAATCAAATGAAAAGATAAGAAGCTGTACTAGAAGTTTGTGATATTACGTTTAATGTTAAAAATAACAAAGTGTATAAGTTTGTTATAATAAAAAAATACAACGAGTGTTTTCTTAGATTCGTTGTATGAATCGTTTGACAGATCTGAATTGGAGATAAACAATAACAATTTCCTAAGTTGATGTACGACTTTGAGAAATTTAAAAAGAAAGTTTGATCTCGGAACTAGTGATAAGGTTTTTTCGGAGACTTAAGTCTTACGAGAATTTAATAATGATTTCAATGTTGTTGACGGTGCAAATGGATGAGTAAGCCGGTTTTAAATCCAGCGTTCGGTGGCGCAAACCAAGCGCAAAGCTTTTTAAAAGTTAAAAAGATTAATGAAGTAGTCAGTTATTATCTGAATGATCGACTGACTCATTCTGTTTATAAAGCGATCGTTACACAAACGAGTCATAAACACGTTCGATCTCAAAATTTATTCCAAGTGGAATCTAAGGTTCCAGAAGCTCCTGAACTTACAACTGCGGAAGTGGCGTTTCATATCAAAAGATTATTAGAAGACGGTGTTGTTCTTCAATTTGCTTACTTCTATGTAGATCCTGCCACATCCGAATTGAAACTGAAACCTTGTTATGTAGCTTATTCGGATGCAGAATTAGGAGATCTTACTCGAATTTATCTTTTATTGGTGGATCTTTCCGTTAATTCGATACTATCTTATTTAGAAAGTAGACCTCCGCTTGGAAAAGAAATGTTATGGGAGGATTTAGAGTCGGATTTTAAAGGAGAGAATGTACAAAAATTAAAACTCTTTTTTAATCCTGAAAGTTATTTTCAAGCTCCGAATATTAGCATTCCCTTAAATCCGGAATATGTAAAAGATATGTTGCTCGAAATCACGGATGGGCTGGTTAAAAAAGGAAGAATTCGGGAAATACCGGAAGTTGGATATTTAGTCGTAAAAATAAAAGAACTTCAAACGTTATTCGAGCTTGTGGATGAATTTCACTTTAAAAAAGTATTTCCTAAATATAAATGGGCCTTATCCGACGCGTTTGTTGCAATTTCTCAAGAAGAAAGAATGCACGCAAACGATCCGTCTGCAATTCCGACTACTCTATTTGGTAAAAAAAGAGCGAGAGCGATCGAAAAAGCGTTAGAGACAGATTCCGAAATAAAATCGAAACACAAATTGATGGGAGTGGAACTCATACTCAATTTAAGTGATGAGATTGAAAATACACTCAAGTCTTCTTATCAGGAACAACTTCGAAATCGTTTTCATGAAATGACGGATCATCTTTCCAAACAGGTAGGCCGTTGGGATAAACTTATATTATTTATTTCTGATGAGGAATTTAGAACGTATCCGACCGAGTTAAAAAGGCTTTTAACGGAAGATAGACATATCGCGTATTCTCCTTGGGAGACCAAAGGAATTACAATACATACTTTTATGAGAATGGATACGGAAACTGTTCGGTCCATGATCAAATCACTTTCAACTGCAGCTAATGTAGAGGCTTGGAAAATATTAGGTATTCGTAATTTAATTGAATTGAACGAAGATTCTATTCATTCCGTCTTTAAAGACGAAGAGTTTGTAAAAAATTACGGAAAGGTTCTTCGTAAGGGTTACGTTAGATACTTTCCTTGGTACTTTTCGATTTTGGATTTTGTCGGAGTTGCAAAACTACTGCAGGATTTATTTTTTCAAGGAGCTAAGGAAAAAATTCGTTCTGAACAATCCTATTTCAAATCCAAAAATAGGGATGCCGCTTTTAAGTTGGAACAAAGCAAAATTCAGGAAAAATTAAAAGATGATGAAAAAATCAAATCTTTGGAACAAAAGTCCAAACTTTCGGAAGCTTTGAATCAATATTATTTTGAAAGAAATATTCCACCCGTATTAAAGGAAATTCTTTATGAGGTTCCGGGATTTTCACCCGAGTTGATTCATCAAATTGTAGATCGTGAGAAATTTGTACTCATACAAGATTCTTCAGGAGATAAGATGGATTCGATCCTGATGTATCCAAACGACGAATCTTTTCGTTTTAGAGCAAAAGAGATTCATAAGGTTTTGACCGAAAAAAAGAAAAGTTTAGATTTTAAATTTAGAAACAAAGAAGAGGATTTTCAGGGAGAGAAAATTGCAAAAACCTTAAAGTATTTGGATTCTTGGTTTGCGTCTAAGCCGGAACAAACTCATACTTCTAAAGAAGGTAAAAATAATTCAAATGAAGATCCTTATGAAAATTTTCGAAAGGAAATCGTAAAAATCAAAGGTAAAGAAAAGATTTCAACTTAGAAGTTTGTTATATTGTGGAAACTACTTCAAAGTCGACGCTAAAAACTCGAAGTGCGAAGACAGTAACCCATATTAAAAATTCTTTATAAATAGCGTAAGAAATAAGAAAGAATTTTCTAACCTAACGTGAGTTCGGTGTAAGAAAATCTTGGCGAATAGAAAACTTTCGCAACAACTTGGGTTTTTAGGAAAGTTTTAAAATCGAATCGTATAAACGAGATTAGGTGTGATTTCTGTAGATCCATTCATCTGATTTCTAACCACAAGGGTTGAAAATTTCCATCCTTCCGGATTTGGATCTGAAAGTAAGGTCTGTAACTTTTGATAATCTTTAGCTAATAAAAAGGTATGTATCAACTGTAATCCGTAAATAGCGCCTAACAGCCATTGGGCTTGATTGTATTGAGAGGTAGCATGATCATAACTGTTGAAATAAGGATTGGTTGCAGTCGCCGTGGTTAAAATTCTAGTGATCAATGCGGTTGTGCGAACCGTTTCGTCGGAACTGATCGGGTTTAAATTCGGATCTGCAAATGCAGCAATTGTGATTGCGGTTGAATTAAATCTATAATCGTTTTCTTCTGTTATAGCTTTTTCCTTACAATTATTAGCGTATAAAGCAGCGCCTGCAAAAAGTAAAAAACTGATGATTGCCCATCTTTTTTGTCCTACTTTCCATTGACCCCAACCGGGAAGAATTGCGGATCTTCCCGTGATTGCCCATCGAGTGTCTTGCCAGGAAAGTTGAGTTGTAATCGGATCTGTATGATGAACGGGTGGTTTGGTAGTAATAACTTCTTTTTTTTTGAATTCTTCTTTTTTAGGATCTTTCAAATTGATTTCGGAAATTTCGGCTTTAGGAATGGTTTGTAATTTGCCGTTCACTTCTATCTGAACTTCGGTTCTAGATTGATTGATAATTTTACCTTGAAGAGTTTTTCCGTTTTTAAGAACGATTGAACTTGCTGTTAGAGGTAAATAGAATAGAATCATTAAAACGAAAATTCCCGAAGAGGTTATAAGTTTATACGTTCGAGACATAGAATTATGATTCCAGCCATGAAATTTTAGAATTCATCTTTTGTGCAAGAAATTATCTTTTTGCTTGAAAAAACAAGTAGAAATTGGTGATTCTTGATTACCGTGGCACATACTTCCGAGTTAGAGAAACTCTATAACCACAATAAAGACGATTTATTTCATTATATAAGAAAATCGTTCTATGATGAAAATTCCGCCCAAGATATACTACACGATTCTTTTCTAAATTTTTTTAAATATTATGAAAATAGAGATATTCCAGATCCTACTTCTTGCAGGATGATTTTATTTAGAATTGCAAGAAATTTAATTATTAATCATTCTAAATCGTACTATCAACGGAATGTATCTCTGGTAGGAGAAGATGCTGCTAGTAATTTCACGTCTAAATCTCCAAGTCCTGAATTTTCTGTGATGGAAAAAATCGATCAATTGGATGTAAAAAATATCATAGATTCGCTCTTAGATACGATTTCTGCGGAATATAAAGAAGCTTTACTTTTAAGATACCAACAGGATTTGAAACTGGATGAAATTTCTAAAATTCTTGGAATGAGCATTTCCGGTGTTTCCAGATTGATTGAAAGAGCGGAGAAGGCCTTGGCTCAAGAAGGTAAAAAAATAGGTTTTCAACCTGCGAATTATATATAATAAAATATTTTTTGATTCTTCTTATATTTCCAAAAGTGAAGAATTCGGACTACTTTGATAAAAAAAATTAGAAATAAAAAAAAAAGCTCAAATTGACTCATTTAGTTTTGTTTAACGAACAGGAAGCGGCGCAAACACGGGAAGCATAAATATGAAAGATAAAACAAATACTCCCGAATTTGAAGCATATGCGAAATTCCTAAAAGAAAAGGGGTCGGCAACTCAGCTTCCTGTTTTTGATCCGAATTGGATCGGAAAACAACCTCGTTTTATCGTAGAGGACAAAATTATGAATGTCCCGACTGATAATACCAAAATTCTTCGTTTCCCAAAGGCTGTGTGGTTCGCTGCTGCCGCCATTTTATTATTTACGATCGGAGTTTGGATTACATTTCGTACTACAAAACCCGAGTCTGAAATTGTCCGAGGAACTACTTTAAAGGCTGCTGTAGTTTTTGTAAAAGGTCAAGTCTCCGTTATGAGAGACGTAGAGATGAAATTACACCGAGGTGATCTTTTAAATGAATCCGATATAATTCTTACCGGTGCGGGTGGAGCATTGGATATAGGTTTAACCGATTCTAGCGTCGTAAGAGTGAAAGAAAATAGTAAATTGATTTTGAAACAGTTGAGAGAGGACAACGGATCTCAGATTAAAATCAATCTAACTTCGGGTAGGGTATTGAACATAATAGAAAAAGAGAAAAAAACGAGTAACTTTTACGTAGAAACACCTTCTGCGGTTGCTGCTGTGAGAGGAACTTCTTTTGAAGTTAATGCGTCTGAAAGCGAATCAATGGTTTTTGTCGTAGAAGGAGCGGTAGAAGTAACTTCTTTAAATGTTACAAAGAAAATATATATATTAGAAAGAAGTAAATTAATAACCGTGAACAAGGACGGAGAAATCGAATCGATTGATATTTCTAAATTGAATTCTACTCTGCCAGAATATAAGGAAATGAGGAAGAATCTTGGAAGTCTAGATAGCGAACTTCTTTTAGACGTTCAAAATTTAAAATCTGCGAAAACCGAAGAAGAGTTAAGCAAAGTTTATGATCTGAGTATTGAACGTATTATTATGAAAGATGGAAGAGAGTTGAGAGGTGTAGTTGTTTCTCAGAAAAAAGGAAAACTAGTGGTTCAAACTTTGAAAGGTTCGTATATTATAGATGAAGAGGCAGTGGATAAGATTAAATATTAAGATTTTATTTTATACCTATATTTTTCTATCAATTAAGCCGCTTGATAATAAGGTCCAGCGGCTTTTTATTTTTTAATTCTAAAATTGTAGGAACTCATACTTTTAGAAAATTATTTCTCAGTCGAACCCACGTTCAATGAGATTTAAATTTTAATGATGGCCGTAAAAAACAGCGATTTTGTGCATAAACCGGATGGACGATGATTCTTTTTGCATCTCATAGTAGTTCCCACAATTTTCAAAGTTTAACTGGTAAATCCATGATTTGTGAGAGTTTCCACATCTATTTTTTTTA
Above is a window of Leptospira kirschneri serovar Cynopteri str. 3522 CT DNA encoding:
- a CDS encoding acyl-CoA dehydrogenase family protein, whose product is MQYPSNQSTNPGLAPFDISNYKGNRGKNFYEEDRVLQTLVEKYSKGYDSTHKKAMIEHLFGYGALVGGILDELTEASHKEGKYGEIVKYDRTGNRIDAVVYSNEQKLSRKISYDYGIVNLNYHSSWKHPFTDLHRYALAYLANQNGEGGVTCPLAMTEGMIKVLEALGTSEQKEKYLPLVAGEGSQSHFMAGQYVTERVGGSNVSANRTIARKQDNGKWILTGEKWFCSNPGDLWVTTARVEDTNTIGMFLVPRIKDDGTLNGHHILRKKDIIGSRGKLTVEIVYDGVEAEALGRPAHGIANLIKYVIGISRLHVSIAASGISRRGWMEAYEYAKFRTAYGSKILEFSSLLKQLSDQRLKHTAMLTSIFRHFHTPETLKLAGEVLAPLLKYKCSAISTEITYNSILVLGGNGIVGDFSALPRLHNDSIINETWEGTHLLLSEHVLRGFKREKVAKAFFKYVEEITDSSSKAAETIRKKSELLQNLLDHSSSQELDLNRIYIADLAFETFALAALSDVSGKNSPDSQKDLSVFRDGYLDLVNSSQTFFKKESFSGNTENLKSVIHF
- the gpmI gene encoding 2,3-bisphosphoglycerate-independent phosphoglycerate mutase yields the protein MKLSKKYTFRSRKVLLIILDGVGYSPKGPEFGNAIAGAKLPFLNRVWNQFPTLHLQAHGKAVGMPSDDDMGNSEVGHNVLGSGRIFDQGAKLVSNSIASGDIFNGQAWKEVIGNSKKNNSTLHLLGLFSDGNVHSHIDHTKALILRAILEKVPKIRLHILLDGRDVPEKSALDYLNPFETWLDSLRKDGTDIRIASGGGRMTITMDRYEADWSMVERGWKVHVKGEGRYFSSAKEAIETFRSEDPKIIDQYLPSFVISDNGKPVGKIQDGDSVVFTNFRGDRAIEISLAFTEKNFDKFDRGPLPNVLYAGIMQYDGDLKLPERFLVAPPAIDRTLGEYMANSNIPQYALSETQKYGHVTYFWNGNKSGYFDQNSEEYREILSDVIPFDQSPEMKALLITEALEKALNENKQDFYRVNYANGDMVGHTGNYPATVQAMEFLDGCVERLWKICEKQNIVLLITADHGNADEMFQLDKKGNVERDSHGNPIPKTSHTLNPVPISVLDPENKIRFRSNLSNPGLANVAATILDVMGYETPEGYSSSLIENEP
- a CDS encoding LA_0442/LA_0875 N-terminal domain-containing protein, whose translation is MSRTYKLITSSGIFVLMILFYLPLTASSIVLKNGKTLQGKIINQSRTEVQIEVNGKLQTIPKAEISEINLKDPKKEEFKKKEVITTKPPVHHTDPITTQLSWQDTRWAITGRSAILPGWGQWKVGQKRWAIISFLLFAGAALYANNCKEKAITEENDYRFNSTAITIAAFADPNLNPISSDETVRTTALITRILTTATATNPYFNSYDHATSQYNQAQWLLGAIYGLQLIHTFLLAKDYQKLQTLLSDPNPEGWKFSTLVVRNQMNGSTEITPNLVYTIRF
- a CDS encoding RNA polymerase sigma factor, with protein sequence MAHTSELEKLYNHNKDDLFHYIRKSFYDENSAQDILHDSFLNFFKYYENRDIPDPTSCRMILFRIARNLIINHSKSYYQRNVSLVGEDAASNFTSKSPSPEFSVMEKIDQLDVKNIIDSLLDTISAEYKEALLLRYQQDLKLDEISKILGMSISGVSRLIERAEKALAQEGKKIGFQPANYI
- a CDS encoding FecR family protein — protein: MKDKTNTPEFEAYAKFLKEKGSATQLPVFDPNWIGKQPRFIVEDKIMNVPTDNTKILRFPKAVWFAAAAILLFTIGVWITFRTTKPESEIVRGTTLKAAVVFVKGQVSVMRDVEMKLHRGDLLNESDIILTGAGGALDIGLTDSSVVRVKENSKLILKQLREDNGSQIKINLTSGRVLNIIEKEKKTSNFYVETPSAVAAVRGTSFEVNASESESMVFVVEGAVEVTSLNVTKKIYILERSKLITVNKDGEIESIDISKLNSTLPEYKEMRKNLGSLDSELLLDVQNLKSAKTEEELSKVYDLSIERIIMKDGRELRGVVVSQKKGKLVVQTLKGSYIIDEEAVDKIKY